In Triticum urartu cultivar G1812 chromosome 6, Tu2.1, whole genome shotgun sequence, the following proteins share a genomic window:
- the LOC125513558 gene encoding mitochondrial import inner membrane translocase subunit TIM22-4-like, translated as MASPEPSAGGDAASQSAAVQPLQLPTPEEIKGQEMMNNCAVRSVLSGVMGGGLGVLMGLFFGALENPIMSEEMTARQQIVYQAKQMGRKSMSHAKTFAVMGLIFSAAECVVEKARAKHDITNSAVAGCVTGGALAAKGGPQATCIGCVGFGAFSVAIEKFMERHT; from the exons ATGGCTTCGCCGGAGCCATCCGCTGGCGGCGATGCGGCCAGCCAGAGTGCTGCGGTGCAGCCGCTCCAGCTGCCAACGCCGGAGGAGATCAAGGGGCAGGAGATGATGAACAACTGCGCCGTCCGGAGCGTCCTCAGTGGAGTCATGG GTGGTGGTCTTGGTGTACTTATGGGACTGTTTTTTGGAGCTTTGGAAAATCCGATAATGTCAGAGGAGATGACAGCAAGGCAACAAATAGTCTACCAGGCAAAACAGATGGGTAGGAAAAGTATGAGCCATGCTAAGACCTTTGCAGTGATGGGCTTGATTTTCTCTGCAGCTGAATGCGTCGTAGAGAAG GCTCGGGCAAAGCATGACATTACCAATTCGGCAGTAGCTGGCTGTGTCACAGGAGGGGCTTTAGCCGCAAAAG GTGGCCCTCAAGCTACATGTATCGGGTGCGTGGGTTTTGGTGCCTTCTCTGTGGCGATTGAGAAGTTCATGGAACGGCATACTTGA
- the LOC125515123 gene encoding auxin response factor 5-like isoform X2 translates to MPLIKVHKRGAIGRSIDIARFSEYGELYQALAHMFGIEGQLEERQTKGWTCLYQDDEGDFLLLGDGPWEEFVISIKSIQIMSPQEVDQKFLQKLGGGLASRL, encoded by the exons ATGCCACTCATTAAG GTCCACAAACGTGGGGCTATAGGCCGCTCCATTGACATCGCTAGGTTCTCTGAATACGGAGAATTATATCAAGCTTTGGCCCACATGTTTGGCATCGAAGGGCAACTCGAAGAACGACAGACTAAAGGTTGGACGTGTCTCTACCAGGATGATGAGGGTGACTTCCTACTTCTCGGTGATGGCCCATGGGA GGAGTTTGTGATCAGCATCAAGTCCATTCAGATCATGTCACCTCAAGAGGTTGACCAGAAGTTTCTGCAGAAGCTGGGTGGTGGTTTAGCATCAAGGCTGTAG
- the LOC125515123 gene encoding auxin response factor 5-like isoform X1: MIWAGFLRPGSSEILGALPLCQRMPLIKVHKRGAIGRSIDIARFSEYGELYQALAHMFGIEGQLEERQTKGWTCLYQDDEGDFLLLGDGPWEEFVISIKSIQIMSPQEVDQKFLQKLGGGLASRL; the protein is encoded by the exons ATGATCTGGGCAGGGTTCCTACGCCCCGGATCCTCAG AAATTCTCGGCGCCTTGCCCCTTTGCCAGAGGATGCCACTCATTAAG GTCCACAAACGTGGGGCTATAGGCCGCTCCATTGACATCGCTAGGTTCTCTGAATACGGAGAATTATATCAAGCTTTGGCCCACATGTTTGGCATCGAAGGGCAACTCGAAGAACGACAGACTAAAGGTTGGACGTGTCTCTACCAGGATGATGAGGGTGACTTCCTACTTCTCGGTGATGGCCCATGGGA GGAGTTTGTGATCAGCATCAAGTCCATTCAGATCATGTCACCTCAAGAGGTTGACCAGAAGTTTCTGCAGAAGCTGGGTGGTGGTTTAGCATCAAGGCTGTAG